From the Peromyscus leucopus breed LL Stock chromosome 8b, UCI_PerLeu_2.1, whole genome shotgun sequence genome, one window contains:
- the Canx gene encoding calnexin, whose translation MEGKWLLCWLLVLGTVAVQAHEGHDDDMIDIEDDLDDVIEEVEDSKSKSDTSTPSSPKVTYKAPVPTGEVYFADSFDRGSLSGWILSKAKKDDTDDEIAKYDGKWEVDEMKDTKLPGDKGLILMSRAKHHAIAAKLNKPFTFDTKPLIVQYEVNFQNGIECGGAYVKLLSKTSELNLDQFHDKTPYTIMFGPDKCGEDYKLHFIFRHKNPKTGVYEEKHAKRPDADLKTYFTDKKTHLYTLILNPDNSFEILVDQSVVNSGNLLNDMTPAVNPSREIEDPEDRKPEDWDERPKIPDPDAVKPDDWDEDAPAKIPNEEATKPEGWLDDEPEYIPDPDADKPEDWDEDMDGEWEAPQIANPKCESAPGCGVWQRPMIDNPKYKGKWKPPMIDNPNYQGVWKPRKIPNPDFFEDLEPFKMTPFSAIGLELWSMTSDIFFDNFIIGSDPRVVDDWANDGWGLKKAADGAAEPGVVGQMLEAAEERPWLWVVYILTVALPVFLVILFCCSGKKQSNAMEYKKTDAPQPDVKEEEGKEDEKSKGDEDDEGEEKLEEKQKSDAEEDGGTGSQDEEERKPTAEEDEILNRSPRNRKPRRE comes from the exons ATGGAAGGAAAGTGGTTACTGTGTTGGCTACTGGTCCTTGGCACTGTAGCTGTTCAGGCTCATGAAGGACACGATGATGACATGATTGATATTGAAGATGATCTTGATGATGTTATTGAAGAGGTAGAAGATTCAAAATCGAAATCAGATACCAGCACTCCTTCATCTCCAAAG GTCACCTACAAAGCTCCAGTTCCAACAGGGGAAGTTTATTTTGCTGACTCCTTTGACAGAGGATCTCTGTCAGG GTGGATTTTATCTAAAGCCAAAAAAGATGACACTGATGATGAAATTGCCAAATATGATG GAAAGTGGGAGGTGGATGAGATGAAGGACACGAAGCTTCCAGGTGATAAAGGACTTATACTGATGTCTCGGGCCAAGCATCATGCCATCGCTGCTAAACTGAACAAGCCTTTCACGTTTGACACCAAGCCTCTCATTGTTCA GTATGAGGTTAATTTTCAGAATGGAATAGAATGTGGTGGAGCCTATGTGAAGCTGCTTTCCAAGACCTCAGAACTCAACTTG GATCAGTTCCACGACAAGACCCCATATACTATTATGTTTGGTCCAGATAAATGTGGAGAGGACTACAAACTGCACTTCATCTTTCGCCACAAAAACCCCAAGACAGGTGTATATGAAGAAAAACACGCTAAGAGGCCAGATGCAGATCTGAAGACCTATTTCACTGACAAGAAAACGCATCTTTACACATTAA TCTTGAACCCAGACAATAGTTTTGAAATATTAGTTGACCAGTCTGTTGTGAACAGTGGAAATCTGCTCAATGACATGACTCCTGCTGTAAACCCTTCACGTGAAATTGAGGACCCAGAAGACCGGAAGCCTGAGGATTGGGATGAAAGACCCAAAATACCAGATCCAGATGCTGTCAAACCAGATGACTG GGATGAAGATGCCCCTGCTAAGATTCCAAATGAAGAGGCCACAAAGCCTGAAGGCTGGTTAGATGATGAGCCTGAGTATATCCCAGACCCTGATGCGGACAAGCCAGAGGATTG GGATGAGGATATGGATGGAGAATGGGAGGCTCCTCAGATTGCCAACCCTAAATGTGAGTCAGCCCCTGGGTGTGGAGTCTGGCAGCGACCTATGATTGACAACCCCAAGTATAAGGGCAAATGGAAGCCTCCCATGATTGACAATCCTAACTACCAG GGAGTCTGGAAACCAAGGAAAATACCAAATCCAGATTTCTTTGAAGACCTGGAACCTTTTAAGATGACTCCTTTCAGTGCTATTGGTTTGGAGCTCTGGTCCATGACTTCCGACATTTTTTTTGACAACTTTATCATTGGTAGTGACCCTAGAGTAGTTGACGATTGGGCCAATGATGGGTGGGGCCTGAAGAAAGCTGCTGATGGGGCTGCCGAG cCAGGTGTCGTGGGGCAGATGCTGGAGGCAGCTGAAGAGCGTCCATGGCTCTGGGTAGTCTACATTCTGACTGTAGCCTTGCCAGTGTTCCTTGTGATCCTCTTCTGCTGTTCTGGAAAG AAACAGTCCAATGCTATGGAGTACAAGAAGACGGATGCTCCCCAGCCAGatgtgaaggaggaagaagggaaggaagacgAGAAGAGCAAGGGAGATGAAGACGATGAAGGGGAAGAGAAGCTTG aagagaaacagaagagtgaTGCTGAAGAAGACGGTGGCACTGGCAGTCaggatgaggaagagagaaaacccaCAGCAGAG GAGGATGAAATTTTGAACAGATCACCAAGAAACAGAAAGCCACGAAGAGAGTGA